The following proteins come from a genomic window of Thermodesulfobacteriota bacterium:
- a CDS encoding phosphatidylserine decarboxylase, which translates to MSSSMVHQYIDRETSLVRTEHLFGDGLIRFFYDETRERTPALFRALTSARMSRLLAYLHYDRRLAELLPVGRRFLSQVGVDLAECLGHPDELDTPQKVFERRIRFWDCRPMSTDPGAVVSPADSRVLLGSLAETSLLFLKEKFFDLAELVDRSRPVWVSAFAGGDWAIFRLTPDKYHYSHTPVAGVVRDFYTVDGLYHSCNPCAVVAMATPYSKNKRTVTIIDTDVEGGTGVGLVAMIEVVALMIGEVVQCYSPHRYDLPRPARPGMFLRKGQPKSRYRPGSSTDVLLFQPGRVAFAEDLTRNLHRQDVASRFSAGFSRSLVETDVKVRSDIGRARRPPCTPRETRS; encoded by the coding sequence ATGAGCAGCAGCATGGTCCACCAGTACATCGACCGGGAGACCAGCCTGGTCCGGACCGAGCACCTGTTCGGGGACGGCCTGATACGCTTTTTCTACGATGAGACCAGGGAGCGCACGCCGGCCCTGTTCCGCGCCCTCACTTCGGCCCGCATGTCGCGTCTTCTGGCCTACCTCCACTACGACCGCCGGCTGGCCGAGCTCTTGCCGGTGGGCCGCCGCTTCCTGAGCCAGGTGGGGGTGGATCTTGCGGAGTGCCTCGGCCATCCGGACGAGCTGGACACGCCGCAAAAGGTCTTCGAGCGCCGCATCCGCTTCTGGGACTGCCGGCCCATGAGCACCGACCCCGGAGCGGTGGTCTCCCCGGCCGACAGCCGGGTGCTGCTGGGCTCCCTGGCCGAGACCTCTCTGCTGTTTCTGAAGGAGAAGTTCTTCGACCTGGCGGAACTGGTCGACCGGTCGCGGCCGGTCTGGGTGAGTGCCTTTGCCGGCGGCGACTGGGCCATCTTCCGGCTGACCCCGGACAAGTACCACTACAGCCACACCCCGGTGGCCGGGGTGGTGCGGGATTTCTACACCGTGGACGGCCTCTACCATTCGTGCAATCCATGCGCGGTGGTGGCCATGGCCACGCCGTATTCCAAAAACAAGCGCACGGTGACCATCATCGACACCGATGTGGAGGGCGGCACCGGAGTGGGCCTGGTGGCCATGATCGAGGTGGTGGCCCTCATGATCGGCGAGGTCGTCCAGTGCTACAGCCCCCACCGGTATGACCTGCCCCGGCCGGCTCGGCCCGGCATGTTCCTGCGGAAAGGCCAGCCCAAGAGCCGCTACCGGCCGGGGAGCTCGACGGATGTGCTGCTCTTCCAGCCCGGCCGGGTGGCCTTTGCCGAGGATCTCACCCGCAACCTCCATCGCCAGGACGTGGCCAGCCGCTTCAGTGCCGGCTTTTCCCGCAGCCTGGTGGAGACCGACGTCAAGGTGCGCTCCGACATCGGCCGGGCGCGCCGGCCGCCCTGCACACCC